In Bacillus sp. NP247, one DNA window encodes the following:
- a CDS encoding DUF3930 family protein — MEYQYEVEQTKEEFMHEDQWADSLIKWLFIFLIIVGIPYTAYVVVQFILSF; from the coding sequence ATGGAATACCAATACGAAGTAGAGCAAACAAAAGAAGAGTTCATGCATGAAGATCAATGGGCAGACTCTCTTATTAAATGGCTTTTTATTTTTTTAATAATTGTAGGCATACCTTATACTGCATATGTTGTTGTTCAATTTATTCTCTCTTTCTAG